TTGACCGACGAAGACATCAAAGCGCTTGCAAGCGCGCTTTCCGAGGCTGACAAGGACTTCGTGAAGACTCTCCGCGCTTTCTTCGACAAGGGCGGCGAGTATATGAAGGCAACGGACGAACTGCTCAAAGGCTATTCGACGATCACTTTGGAAAATAGCGATTACTTCCCGATCATCCGTTACTCAAAGGATAGGGCGGAAAGCATAGACAAGAATTATATGCTTGCACTCTCGAACGCCTCCGTGCAAAATATGGGGATCACGAAGACGAGAACGGACAACACGCACCGCCTCGACGTTCACCCGATCTTGTCCGTGGTGGAACGCCACGCAAAGCAGATTGGGCAGTACGCGGGGCTCGCCGTACCGATCAAGACGATACAGCAAGTCTATAACTGTAATGTGTCACAAGAAAGTGGCGGCGGCTCCGAGTCTATCCGCAACACCATAGATCAAAAAGTGTGGAAGGGGTTCGATAAGTATTTCACAAACTGGCTCGCCGACGTCCAAGGAATGGGAAAGATGCACTCCGAAGCGGATAGTTTCGTTGATCGGATCAGAAGCAACTACGCCAAGTTCCAGCTCGGCGCGAATATCAAAGTCGTTCTCTCGCAGATGGCGTCCTTCCCGACGGCGTTTTGTGTCCTTTCCGCGTCCTCGATGGTCCGCGCGTATGGTCACAAGCCTAATCTTAAAAATATGGATAAATATTGCGCGTGGGCGCGAGTGCGTAACGCGGATCACGGCGTAGTGCTTGCAGAAGGCAACCTCGACAAGATCGGCGCTGTCGGTGACGTGTTCACGAAGCCGATACAATGGACGGACCGTCTGACGATCAGCTTCTTGTGGAACGCCTGCCAATGCGAGGTGGAGTCGAAGCACAAAGGGGATGCCGCGTACAAGTTCGGCACCGAGGCGAATATGGAAGAGGCGGCGGCTCTGCTCGAAGAAGTTGGACGCCTTACACAGCCAAACTATACGCAGTCGGAAAGGTCGGCGATGCAACGGAGTAGTAACAGCATTGTCAAGAGCCTCACGATGTTCTTCTCCGTTCCGCTGAAGCAATACTCCCGTTTGATCGAGTCTATCGGACGCATCCGCGCATTGCGCTACAAGAAGAACGTCCTGCACGAGAACGTCTCCGCCGCAGAGATGAACGCCGCGAGAAAAGGTCTCGCCAAGGCGGCGACGGCTGTCACGGTGGCGAACCTTATATATGCGCTCATGGGGCAGCTTGTGAAGTTCTTGCTCAACAAGGACCGCAAGGACAAAGACGGAGAGGAGATTGGATGGGTCGAGGATCTCTTCAAAGATTTCGCATCCACCTCGATCGGTATGATCCCGCTCGTGAAAGAGGTCTACAACGTTTTCAACGGGTTCGAGATGGAAGAGGCGGTCACGTCGACGATCAACGACTTCGTCAAAGGGGCAAAGGGCGCGGTCGAGCTGCTCGGAACGATCGGAGACGACGAACCGCACGAGGCGAGAGACTACGCGAAACCGCTCCGCGACTTTATCTATGCGTCCGGGCAGATCCTCGGGATCCCGACGAGAAACATCTACAACCTCACTTTCGGCGTCGTGAACCGCTTCGACGAGAGCGAGGCGTACAAGTGGAACTCTCTCTTCTACGCGCAGAACTATGTAAAGGATCTGAAGAAGGCGATCGAGGAAGGCGACGAGAGCAAGGCGTCGACAATCGTCGGTCTTATGATGAAAGACGACGGCATGACCTCCACGTCGCCGCTCGTAAATAAGAAGCTCCGCGAGCTTTACGGGAAAGGCTATACCGTCCTCCCGAAGACGGTCCGTGACAGTATCACCTACGAAGGCGAGACGATAAAGCTCTCCGCGAAGAGTCAAAAGGCGTTCAAAGACACTTACAGTGGCGCGAATAAGGAAGTCGAAAACTTGATAAAGGCGTCCTATTTCAATAAGCTCTCGGAAGAAGTGCAAGCGAAGTCTATAAAATGGATCTACGACTATTACTACGAAAGCGCTGTCTGCGAGACCGTGGGCGAGGAGAGCAACTCGAAGAAGAGGCTCTTCGCCGAGACGATGCCCGTCAGCAAGTTCGCTATGTCGATCGCGGCTTGCTCTGCCGTCGAAGGGAAGGTCGACAAGAAGGGCAATACGATCGCCGGGACGAAGAAGGCAGAGGTGATGAAGCTGCTGAACAAGCTCTCGCTCACCCGCGCGGAGAAGGCGTTGATCCTCGCATACCTCGGGTACTCGGTGGATGACTATGCAGGGCTCATAAAGAGCTATATTCGCAGGATCGGGCTCTCAAAAGCACAGCAAAAAGCCTTCCTTACATATTGCGGTTTGTGACAATTTTGTGACATAGCCGAAAATCATACTATATATAGTGTTTGATATCATAATATCAGCACTATATATTGTAGTGGGAAGTGTCCATCTCTCTCCACCAAAATGAAGCTCATCTTTCCCGAGCAAAAAGATGAGCTTTTTTATTTATAAAGAGGGAGCGCAAAGAATTTAAGTTTTTTTCATAAAGAAGCTTTTTTTACTTGCAAAATCTCCTTGAATATAATATAATTTGAGAGCAAACAAGGGTTCGAGCGATCGTTTCCCGAAACAATTGAATCGCGTTTATCGCAATATGGAGAGTTGGCTGAGTGGTCGAAGGCGCACGATTGGAAATCGTGTTTACCTCACAAGGGTAACTAGGGTTCAAATCCCTAACTCTCCGCCAAGCATAACCTAAGTTGAACCCCTAAAAGTTTGACTTAGGTTTTTTACTAGGAGAATGTATGAACAATAATTATATTTGGCATTATACTGATGAAGAGTACATGAAATTGGCAAATGAACAATTGAAATCTCATTTCAATTACAAAGATTATATCACACCATACAATGAATCACGCGAACTTGTTGGGCGTATCATTGAAGAATTTCAACCTCTTGAACACTCCATTAAATCCTTACTGCAGATTGCGCTTGAAAAAAAACTTTATACTAGAAAGAATTTCAATTTTGACAATTATATTCAAGCTTCAAGAATTATAAATGAACTTTCTGAAAATTTGATCGATAAAAAAACTGCAAAACTGTTAATCGAGATCATCAAGTTTCGCAATTATATCATCCATGAGCATTTTATTAGCATAGACCGAGAAAAAGCAGAAAAGGTTTTCCCACATTTTTTGTTTCTAATCTTTGAAGCAGAAGATTACATTAACAATATGATTAACAGGATCAGCGGCAAAAATGAATCTATTCGAAACATATTTGATGGGACTCTGTAATGATTTTTCCGAGTAAGGAAATTTAAATATATATTTTCCGGCTACCAACAATAAATCCGATTCGGTTCGGACCTTTTTATATTTTTAAGTGGTGATTTTTATATTTTTATTGAAATATGTTTTATAACTAATGTATAATTAAATCAGTGAAAGAAAGGAAGAAAGAAAGATGATTTTACAATGGATTAACGATTTGCAGTCGCCTTGGAACGTAATGACTTGGATCGGATTATTTATCGCGGTCTTCGCCATGTGCATTTTGATCACGAAACTCAGTAACGCCATTTTCAAGCGGATCCAAAAAAACCATCCGGGGCTACACGTTATGTTTTTGCATCATATCCTGACCATCGCGATCATCCTCGGATTTATTATCTTGGTCGTTTCCGCGTTGGCGGGCGTAAAGACGGTTTGGAGCACGCTGTTCGGAGGAACCGCGATCATCAGTGCGGTTCTTGCTTTCGCCGCGCAGGACATCATCAAGGACGTCCTTGCGGGTATGATGATCAGCGCGCATAATCCTTTCAAAGTAGGGGATAGGATCACGCTTGACGACGGGACGACGGGCGTCGTCGAAGACATTACGCTGCATCACGTCGTGATCGCAGGCGTCGAGTCCCTGCGCTACGTTATACCGAACCACGTCATCAACACGATGCGCCTCACGAGTTACAATTTCCAAACGACGACGCGCTCCGCCGTTTTCAAATTCGCCATCGGCTATGATTCCGATATGACGGAAGCAAAAAGGGTGATCGCGCAAGCGATTGAAGACAGCGAGTACTCCATAAAAGGGCGTACCGATAAAAACGGCGTCCCTTGCTACGGAGACGTCTATTTCATGTCCTTTGAGGACAGCGCTTTGATTTTGCAAGTCACGGTTTATTATCGTCCGTCCCATCCGAGCGAAAGAGTGATCGACGATATTAACGTCCGCGTTCGCGAAGCGCTCATCGCAAATAACATCGAGATCCCGTATAATTACGTTAACGTCGTCGAAAAACCCGACGAACCCATGAAAAAACCGATCAGGAAGCCCTTGCCGAAAGCGCCAGAAAAGTCCAAACTCCCCGCGGCGGCGCCTGCCATATCCAAAGAGCCCACTCCCGCTAAGATCGAAGCGAAAAACGCCGTAAAAACGCCTGTGAAGACGGTGGCGAAAGCCCCCGTTAAGGCGACGGTCAAAGCACCCGTAAAATCCGTAGCGAAGCCCGCGACCCAAGCAGCCCGCAAAGCGCCTGTAAAAACTTCTGCGAGCGCAACAAAACCGACTTCGAAACCCGCCGCAAAGCCCGCTCCGAAACCGGTCGCCAAAAAGACGAAATAAGAAATAATAGGAAAGGCGGTAAAATGTACCGTCTTTTTTATAAAAACGATCGATTTTGACCGTTTTCCAAAACGGTTCCCGGTATTGGATCGAGAAAGTTGACAAGACCGCGCATTTTGTTGTATTATATACAAGATAAAAAAAGAAAAGGAGGGCTTGGTATGCCGCAGATTTCTTTGTGGGTTTGGCTCGGAGTCGTCGTCGTTGCGACGGTCGTCGAGCTGATGACGTTGGATATGACTTCGATTTGGTTCGCGATCAGCGGACTTGTGGCTCTTATTTTGAGCGCGTTCGATCAGATCCACTGGATCGTTCAATTGATCGTCTTCGTCGTCCTTTCGTCCGCTTTGATCGTCGGGATCCGTCCGATCGCTCGAAAATTTCTTTTGAAACAAATGAACGAAAAGACGAACAGCGATTCTTTGATCGGGAAAAAAGTGTATATGACCTCGACCGCGTCGTTCGGGCAAATGGGGTCGGTCAAGATCGCGGACGTCGTTTGGAGCGCCGTTCCGGAAAATGAGGAAGAAACGATCGAGGAGGGCGCAGTCGTCGAGATCACGGCGATCAGCGGAAACAAATTGATCGTTAAAAAATCGGATAATCCGAATAATTAATAATAAAGGAGAATAACCATGGAACCAGTAGGAATCGTTTTATTGATCATAGGAATCGTTATTTTGATCGTCCTGATGACGGGGATCCGCGTCGTTCGCCAAGCGACCGCGGTTACGGTCGAACGCCTCGGAAAATATCGCAAGACCTTGGAAACCGGCGTTCACTACGTCTTGCCGATCTTCGACCGCACCTCGACTCCGATCTCGTTAAAAGAGATCGTTGCGGACTTCAAGCCGCAACCCGTTATTA
Above is a genomic segment from Clostridia bacterium containing:
- a CDS encoding mechanosensitive ion channel, with protein sequence MILQWINDLQSPWNVMTWIGLFIAVFAMCILITKLSNAIFKRIQKNHPGLHVMFLHHILTIAIILGFIILVVSALAGVKTVWSTLFGGTAIISAVLAFAAQDIIKDVLAGMMISAHNPFKVGDRITLDDGTTGVVEDITLHHVVIAGVESLRYVIPNHVINTMRLTSYNFQTTTRSAVFKFAIGYDSDMTEAKRVIAQAIEDSEYSIKGRTDKNGVPCYGDVYFMSFEDSALILQVTVYYRPSHPSERVIDDINVRVREALIANNIEIPYNYVNVVEKPDEPMKKPIRKPLPKAPEKSKLPAAAPAISKEPTPAKIEAKNAVKTPVKTVAKAPVKATVKAPVKSVAKPATQAARKAPVKTSASATKPTSKPAAKPAPKPVAKKTK
- a CDS encoding NfeD family protein yields the protein MPQISLWVWLGVVVVATVVELMTLDMTSIWFAISGLVALILSAFDQIHWIVQLIVFVVLSSALIVGIRPIARKFLLKQMNEKTNSDSLIGKKVYMTSTASFGQMGSVKIADVVWSAVPENEEETIEEGAVVEITAISGNKLIVKKSDNPNN